Proteins from a genomic interval of Novipirellula aureliae:
- a CDS encoding Flp family type IVb pilin produces the protein MTKQSARNAVLSFLTEEDATTAVEYAVMLALIVLACIGSVGVLSDRTSASFDDSADAITGAFGS, from the coding sequence ATGACCAAGCAATCTGCACGAAATGCCGTCCTGTCATTCCTGACGGAAGAAGACGCTACGACTGCGGTCGAGTATGCCGTCATGCTGGCGCTCATTGTTCTTGCTTGTATTGGAAGCGTGGGAGTGCTGTCAGACAGGACAAGCGCGAGCTTTGACGATTCAGCCGACGCGATCACGGGCGCATTTGGCAGCTGA
- a CDS encoding ribosomal maturation YjgA family protein — protein sequence MNHSPSDSPQNVNRLIGLVLCIFATAVCIAYAFFRASLPDWWRHHGGGIPYVVFWITFLIMFFPSRKTILPICIGATLVTCALEFMQLWKPDWLAHFRATRFGAALLGSEFVWNDIPPYVLGGVIGFFVLWFAVRRR from the coding sequence ATGAATCATTCGCCATCCGATTCGCCTCAGAACGTCAACCGACTGATTGGGCTTGTACTGTGCATCTTCGCGACTGCGGTCTGTATCGCTTATGCATTCTTTCGAGCTTCATTGCCCGATTGGTGGCGGCATCATGGCGGCGGAATTCCTTACGTGGTGTTTTGGATCACGTTTTTGATCATGTTTTTTCCTAGTCGAAAGACCATCTTGCCGATTTGCATTGGTGCGACTTTGGTTACTTGCGCTTTGGAATTCATGCAGCTTTGGAAACCGGATTGGTTAGCACACTTCCGCGCGACACGGTTTGGCGCGGCGCTGTTGGGTAGCGAGTTTGTTTGGAATGACATACCGCCGTATGTACTGGGTGGCGTCATCGGATTTTTCGTGCTGTGGTTCGCCGTGCGCCGTCGCTAA
- a CDS encoding CNNM domain-containing protein, giving the protein MSALADVWILLLAMALLMGMSALFSGSEAAYFSLPPRERERLRRRGVPGRIAASLLSDTDRLLSAILFWNLLINIIYFAIASIVGGKFREHPTAGPSVAIGFTFASVMMLIFFSEMLPKSIAVLSPTRICLIVSAPLSVAVKIVSPVLPLVRTTNLAVSRLLWPSFQPEPEIDLADIERAIELGTDDAALLQRERLVLQGLVEMAEMRIGELMRLRSRLQLCRVDDLGKTSLTEYPPGGYLMVTDSDGDLITGSVPIRLLRPSQMDDWVGSMEPVIYVPWSARTAQVLDQLNQEDRSVAVVVNEFGEALGTVAIDDILSRAFAARHDFDNEVLGEASFQELAPDHYRVYGTVSARALAKRLGIESREEGVTTVAGLIQRHNERLPRVGDRAPLDRFELQVVEAVDSGVWVEVKAGETAAAEEFKG; this is encoded by the coding sequence TTGAGTGCGCTGGCCGATGTGTGGATTTTGCTACTAGCAATGGCGTTACTCATGGGCATGAGTGCCTTGTTTAGTGGCAGCGAGGCCGCTTATTTTTCACTACCGCCTCGTGAACGAGAGCGTCTGAGGCGTCGTGGCGTTCCTGGACGTATCGCGGCGAGTTTGTTGTCCGATACCGATCGCTTGCTTTCTGCGATCTTGTTTTGGAATCTGCTGATAAACATCATTTACTTTGCCATTGCCTCGATTGTCGGAGGAAAGTTTCGGGAACACCCGACGGCGGGCCCCTCGGTTGCGATCGGGTTTACATTTGCCAGCGTGATGATGCTCATTTTCTTTAGCGAAATGTTGCCAAAGAGTATCGCGGTACTTTCGCCAACGCGAATCTGCCTAATCGTTTCGGCTCCACTCAGCGTCGCGGTCAAGATTGTCAGTCCGGTTCTTCCTTTGGTGCGGACGACCAATTTGGCCGTCAGCCGTCTGCTTTGGCCATCGTTTCAGCCGGAACCCGAGATTGATTTGGCTGATATTGAACGGGCAATTGAATTGGGCACCGACGACGCCGCACTGCTGCAGCGAGAGCGACTCGTGTTGCAGGGACTTGTCGAGATGGCTGAAATGCGAATCGGGGAACTGATGCGACTTCGAAGTAGGTTGCAACTTTGCCGGGTCGATGATTTGGGAAAGACGTCACTTACCGAATATCCACCAGGCGGCTATTTGATGGTCACCGATTCCGACGGCGATCTCATTACCGGTTCCGTTCCGATTCGGCTGTTACGGCCGAGTCAAATGGATGATTGGGTCGGTTCGATGGAGCCCGTGATCTACGTTCCTTGGTCAGCGAGGACCGCACAGGTGCTCGATCAACTCAATCAAGAAGACCGCAGCGTCGCCGTCGTGGTCAACGAATTCGGTGAAGCACTCGGAACGGTTGCGATTGATGACATTCTATCGAGAGCCTTTGCAGCGCGACACGATTTCGACAACGAAGTGCTGGGAGAAGCGTCTTTTCAAGAACTCGCCCCCGATCACTATCGGGTTTACGGGACGGTTAGTGCGCGCGCCCTCGCCAAGCGTCTTGGAATCGAAAGCCGAGAAGAAGGGGTCACGACCGTTGCTGGTTTGATCCAACGTCACAACGAGCGTTTGCCGCGAGTGGGCGACCGTGCACCGCTTGATCGATTTGAACTCCAAGTCGTCGAAGCGGTAGATAGCGGCGTTTGGGTGGAAGTCAAAGCCGGTGAAACGGCTGCGGCGGAGGAGTTCAAAGGATGA
- a CDS encoding flagellin N-terminal helical domain-containing protein: protein MTRINTNVSSLVAQNRLMRSNNDLQEAMTRLSTGLRINSGKDDPAGLIASEALRSEITSFNKAISNTNRANQIITTADTALGQVSSLLGDVRGLVVEAANTGALSDNEIAANQLQIDSSLEAINRIAQTTTFQGRKLLDGGLDFLTTAGTNYDKVANLQVDQANLGPSGSLKVSVSVTAAAEQAQITVADIPAATAAVKSTGSLELTGAATVDAKATAAINFSQDNPDVNAVGSIVLDDGSGNGVTLDITSDLVGTAGDGKTITFVEANGHGTTPTAAVDGSGNLTVTVDDTAATAIADIVSAIENEGYTVASTTNGTGLTDFTGASDSGTETDFANGEDAATVTASISLEAVANGTDANGATITFSQVDGVTTPTAVVDSDGNITIEVEDTDSVDFADIKTAIDNEGTYAATIDTSGGLAAFDGDTATATQTAFSGGSAAGTPTSTITLSAKQTGADANAATITLDTTGTGAPSAAVDSDGNITVTIEGGTDVNVADIVSAINSEGTYEAEADDADTMTAYNSTDGTATPTAFADGVDAAGGLAEDVVFELLGKSGSEVLMRVP, encoded by the coding sequence ATGACCAGAATTAACACCAACGTATCCTCACTTGTTGCACAAAACCGCTTGATGCGAAGTAACAATGACTTGCAAGAAGCGATGACTCGCCTAAGCACCGGTCTTCGCATCAACAGCGGTAAGGATGACCCCGCCGGTTTGATCGCCAGTGAAGCACTGCGAAGTGAAATAACGAGCTTCAACAAAGCGATCAGTAACACGAACCGAGCCAACCAGATCATCACCACCGCGGATACTGCACTGGGTCAGGTCAGTTCCCTCTTGGGCGACGTGCGCGGTTTGGTCGTTGAAGCGGCTAACACAGGTGCATTAAGCGATAATGAAATTGCAGCGAACCAACTGCAAATCGACAGCTCCCTCGAAGCGATAAACCGAATCGCCCAAACGACCACCTTCCAAGGTCGAAAACTGCTTGATGGGGGACTCGACTTCTTGACCACGGCGGGCACCAACTATGACAAAGTTGCAAATTTGCAGGTCGACCAAGCCAACTTGGGACCAAGCGGCTCCTTAAAGGTTTCCGTTTCGGTTACCGCTGCTGCGGAGCAAGCACAGATTACGGTTGCCGACATCCCAGCCGCGACGGCTGCTGTCAAGTCGACCGGTTCCCTTGAACTGACGGGCGCTGCGACCGTCGATGCGAAAGCAACCGCTGCGATCAACTTTTCGCAAGACAATCCGGATGTGAACGCTGTCGGTAGCATTGTCCTCGATGATGGCTCGGGCAACGGCGTGACCTTGGACATCACGTCCGATTTGGTCGGTACCGCTGGGGACGGCAAAACGATTACCTTTGTCGAAGCAAACGGTCATGGAACCACCCCGACTGCGGCTGTCGACGGCAGTGGTAACTTGACGGTGACCGTCGATGATACGGCTGCTACGGCGATTGCCGACATCGTCTCGGCAATCGAAAATGAAGGTTACACCGTCGCTTCCACAACGAACGGTACCGGCTTGACCGACTTCACCGGTGCGAGTGATTCGGGAACCGAGACAGACTTCGCCAATGGTGAAGACGCTGCAACAGTGACCGCATCGATCTCGCTCGAAGCCGTCGCCAATGGGACGGATGCCAATGGTGCAACGATCACCTTCAGTCAGGTTGATGGTGTTACCACACCAACGGCCGTCGTCGATTCCGATGGTAACATTACGATTGAAGTCGAAGACACCGATTCCGTCGATTTTGCTGACATCAAGACAGCGATCGATAACGAAGGCACCTACGCGGCAACGATCGACACCTCCGGCGGATTGGCGGCATTCGATGGTGATACCGCGACGGCGACGCAAACCGCGTTTTCAGGTGGCTCCGCAGCAGGAACACCGACGTCGACGATCACTTTGTCCGCAAAACAAACCGGTGCGGATGCGAACGCGGCAACGATTACTCTCGATACAACCGGTACCGGAGCGCCGTCCGCCGCCGTCGACAGCGATGGCAACATCACCGTTACAATTGAAGGCGGAACGGATGTCAATGTTGCCGACATCGTCAGTGCGATCAACAGTGAAGGCACTTACGAAGCGGAAGCGGATGATGCCGACACGATGACCGCCTACAACTCGACCGACGGAACGGCCACACCCACCGCGTTTGCTGACGGCGTGGATGCAGCAGGCGGACTCGCCGAAGACGTTGTCTTCGAACTGCTGGGCAAATCAGGCTCCGAAGTCTTGATGCGTGTACCTTGA
- a CDS encoding CNNM domain-containing protein, which produces MTIAIITFVVGMMLSAFFSGSETGLYRVSRTRLVLDGLSGSRMARAIVWLLNHPAIFVATMLVGNNVANYLVSFSIVSIAVLLFGADSIAEIIGPILLTPFVFVLGELLPKYLFFHAPYRMLNAVRPALLLATLFFAPITVVLGLLGNLLRWITGETPFRVRLVMARGELDQVLRDGHAAGILSAGQRVLAQNLFEVGNLPAVSFGVAPNRLAIVDSPVDLKAARHQARRRNHPIVLVERQGRIIGYVRFADLSLAEPVIDIRPVIRGRVGDRHLRILLRLFDAATDVAVLYDENGDMRSVVTQRQLLQPLIK; this is translated from the coding sequence ATGACCATTGCGATCATCACATTCGTCGTTGGCATGATGCTAAGTGCCTTTTTTAGCGGCAGTGAAACGGGGCTGTACCGAGTCTCGAGGACTCGTTTAGTGCTCGACGGGCTTAGCGGATCGCGGATGGCGCGTGCCATCGTATGGTTGCTCAACCATCCCGCAATCTTTGTGGCAACGATGCTCGTTGGCAACAATGTCGCGAATTATTTGGTTTCTTTTTCGATCGTTTCGATCGCGGTTCTACTGTTCGGAGCTGACTCGATCGCTGAGATCATCGGCCCCATTTTGTTAACTCCCTTCGTGTTTGTACTCGGCGAGTTGTTACCGAAGTACTTGTTTTTTCATGCACCCTATCGCATGTTGAACGCGGTGCGGCCTGCATTGTTGTTGGCGACTCTCTTCTTTGCCCCGATCACGGTAGTTCTAGGACTACTTGGCAACTTGCTACGCTGGATTACCGGCGAAACGCCTTTCCGCGTCCGTTTAGTGATGGCGCGCGGTGAATTGGATCAAGTGCTTCGCGATGGCCATGCAGCGGGGATTTTGTCTGCCGGGCAAAGAGTGTTGGCACAAAACCTTTTCGAGGTCGGCAACCTACCGGCCGTTTCATTTGGCGTCGCACCAAACCGATTGGCGATCGTTGATTCTCCCGTCGATTTGAAAGCGGCCCGACATCAGGCAAGAAGGCGGAACCACCCGATCGTCTTGGTTGAACGGCAAGGTCGTATTATTGGCTATGTCCGCTTTGCGGATTTATCGTTGGCGGAGCCGGTGATCGACATCCGACCGGTGATTCGAGGTCGAGTGGGCGATCGGCATTTACGAATTCTGCTCCGTCTCTTCGATGCCGCGACCGACGTTGCCGTCTTATATGACGAAAACGGTGACATGCGAAGCGTTGTCACGCAACGTCAATTGTTACAGCCGCTAATCAAGTAG